The proteins below are encoded in one region of Alistipes indistinctus YIT 12060:
- a CDS encoding glycosyltransferase family 2 protein — MEIKIVILNWNGRAHLERFLPSVVSHSTGASVVVADNGSDDDSAAFLRKHYPQVELLLLDKNYGYAEGYNRALEQVAADCYVLLNSDVEVEEGWLGPLAELMASDERIAALAPKILSYDRPGYFEYAGASGGFLDAFGYPFCRGRILDTIEQDDGQYDTSRDVFWASGACMMVRADVFRKLGGFDGDFFAHMEEIDFCWRAQLAGYRIMVEPRSRVFHLGGGTLPNNSPRKLYLNYRNNLSMLYKNLSKRTLWPLLFTRMVLDGMSAFVFLMQGRRDFFKVVFRSHMDFYKILGMLRAKRRAIQRDRTGSAAGNIYRGSIILRHALGRRTFGRMM; from the coding sequence ATGGAAATTAAGATCGTCATCCTGAACTGGAACGGACGCGCCCACCTCGAGCGTTTCCTGCCCTCTGTCGTGTCGCACAGTACCGGAGCTTCGGTCGTGGTGGCCGACAACGGATCGGACGACGATTCGGCGGCGTTCCTGCGCAAGCACTATCCACAGGTGGAGTTGCTGCTGCTCGATAAGAATTACGGCTATGCCGAAGGGTATAACCGGGCGTTGGAGCAGGTCGCGGCCGACTGTTACGTACTGCTGAACTCCGATGTCGAAGTGGAAGAGGGATGGCTCGGTCCGCTGGCGGAACTGATGGCTTCCGATGAACGGATTGCGGCCCTCGCCCCGAAAATCCTTTCGTACGACCGCCCCGGCTATTTCGAGTATGCGGGAGCCAGCGGCGGATTTCTCGATGCATTCGGTTATCCGTTCTGCCGCGGGCGTATCCTCGATACGATCGAGCAGGACGACGGACAGTACGATACTTCCCGCGACGTGTTTTGGGCCTCGGGCGCCTGCATGATGGTGCGGGCCGATGTTTTCCGGAAGCTGGGCGGTTTCGACGGCGATTTCTTCGCGCATATGGAAGAGATCGACTTTTGCTGGCGCGCGCAGCTGGCCGGTTACCGGATCATGGTCGAGCCCCGCAGCCGGGTATTCCACCTCGGCGGCGGGACATTGCCCAATAACAGTCCGCGCAAGCTTTACCTCAATTACCGCAACAACCTGTCGATGCTCTATAAAAACCTGTCGAAGCGTACGTTATGGCCGCTGCTCTTTACGAGGATGGTGCTCGACGGGATGTCCGCATTCGTTTTTCTGATGCAGGGCAGGCGGGATTTTTTCAAGGTGGTGTTCCGTTCGCACATGGATTTTTACAAGATCCTCGGCATGCTTCGCGCCAAACGCCGTGCGATCCAGCGCGACCGGACGGGGTCGGCTGCCGGGAACATCTACCGCGGCAGCATCATCCTGCGGCATGCTCTGGGCCGCCGTACGTTCGGCCGGATGATGTGA
- a CDS encoding dipeptidase: MSAENAVQQYIRENGQRFVEELSELLRIPSISAESAHAPDMLRCAEWLCDALLRSGADRAEVMSTDGNPVVYAEKTADPAAPTVLVYGHYDVMPVDPAGEWTNGPFDPVIREGRIWARGANDDKGQSYMHLKAMEAMLATGTLPCNLKFMLEGEEEIGSASLGKWCTEHQELLKADVILVSDTSLLGWKTPSITCGLRGLCYMEIEVTGPNKELHSGLYGGAVANPANVLARLIAALTDEEGRITIPHFYDTVRELTPAEREAFGKAPFCEAAYRKGLGIRSTQGETGYTTMERTGIRPSLDVNGIWSGYTGEGTKTVIPSKACAKISMRLVPDQDYRQIARLFEEYMQALAPAGVSVNVRALHGGYPYLTPTDLPAYRAAAAAVEETFGKEPLPYYSGGSIPIISTFEKVLGLKSVLLGFGLDQDAIHSPNESYALENFYRGIDTIARFHRHFAAILKSHA, from the coding sequence ATGTCCGCCGAAAACGCCGTACAACAATACATCCGTGAAAACGGACAGCGCTTCGTCGAGGAGCTCTCCGAACTGCTGCGCATCCCGTCGATCAGCGCCGAAAGTGCGCATGCCCCCGATATGCTCCGCTGCGCGGAGTGGCTGTGCGATGCACTGCTTCGCTCGGGAGCCGACCGGGCCGAAGTGATGTCCACCGACGGCAATCCGGTCGTCTATGCCGAAAAAACGGCCGACCCGGCAGCCCCGACCGTACTCGTATACGGTCACTACGATGTCATGCCCGTCGATCCTGCCGGTGAATGGACGAACGGCCCGTTCGATCCGGTCATCCGGGAAGGGCGTATCTGGGCCCGTGGAGCGAACGACGATAAAGGGCAATCCTACATGCACCTCAAGGCGATGGAGGCGATGCTCGCCACCGGCACGCTCCCGTGCAACCTCAAATTCATGCTCGAAGGCGAAGAGGAGATCGGTTCGGCCAGCCTTGGAAAATGGTGTACCGAACACCAGGAACTGCTCAAGGCAGATGTGATCCTCGTCTCGGACACGAGCCTGCTGGGGTGGAAAACCCCGTCGATCACCTGCGGCCTGCGCGGACTGTGTTATATGGAAATCGAGGTGACCGGACCGAACAAAGAGCTGCATTCGGGACTGTACGGCGGGGCCGTGGCCAATCCGGCCAATGTGCTGGCCAGGCTGATCGCCGCACTGACCGACGAAGAGGGCCGCATCACGATCCCGCACTTTTACGATACCGTGCGCGAACTGACACCCGCCGAGCGTGAAGCCTTCGGCAAAGCGCCTTTCTGTGAAGCGGCCTACCGCAAAGGACTGGGCATCCGCTCAACCCAGGGCGAGACAGGTTACACGACGATGGAACGCACAGGAATCCGCCCGTCGCTCGACGTCAACGGTATCTGGAGCGGCTACACCGGCGAAGGGACCAAAACGGTCATCCCGTCGAAAGCCTGCGCGAAAATCTCGATGCGACTGGTGCCCGACCAGGATTACCGGCAAATCGCCCGGCTGTTCGAAGAGTACATGCAGGCGCTCGCACCTGCGGGCGTAAGCGTAAATGTACGGGCCTTGCACGGGGGATACCCCTACCTCACCCCTACCGACCTGCCTGCCTACCGGGCAGCAGCCGCAGCCGTCGAGGAGACTTTCGGCAAAGAGCCGCTGCCCTATTATTCAGGCGGCAGCATCCCGATCATCAGCACATTTGAAAAAGTATTGGGCCTTAAATCGGTACTGCTCGGCTTCGGCCTTGACCAAGATGCGATCCATTCTCCCAATGAGAGCTATGCCCTCGAAAATTTCTACCGGGGCATCGATACGATCGCCCGCTTTCACCGTCATTTCGCCGCAATCCTGAAAAGCCATGCCTAA
- a CDS encoding 3'-5' exonuclease gives MKLNLTKPIVFLDLETTGVDPAKDRIVEISLAKIMPDGTREVKTRRLNPEMHIPEAASAIHGIYDKDVADCPTFREVSKSLWSYIEGCDFGGYNSNKFDIPVLVEEFLRAGVDIDLDKSRFIDVQNIFHRMEQRTLVAAYKFYCGKDLTEAHSAEADTLATYEVLLSQLERYEELQNDVDFLAEFSSRSQNVDFAGRIVYDDKGVEVFSFGKHKGRSVAEVFRTEPSYYSWMMNGDFPLHTKKVITAIRLRELSSKEH, from the coding sequence ATGAAGCTGAACCTGACAAAGCCGATTGTTTTCCTCGATTTGGAAACTACCGGAGTCGATCCGGCCAAAGACCGGATCGTCGAGATTTCGTTGGCCAAAATAATGCCCGACGGGACTCGGGAGGTGAAAACGCGCCGCCTCAATCCCGAAATGCACATTCCCGAGGCGGCCTCGGCTATTCACGGTATTTACGACAAGGATGTGGCCGATTGCCCGACTTTCCGAGAAGTCTCCAAATCATTGTGGAGTTATATCGAGGGGTGCGATTTCGGGGGCTATAACTCCAATAAGTTCGATATCCCGGTGCTGGTCGAGGAGTTTCTCCGCGCGGGCGTGGATATCGATCTGGACAAAAGCCGTTTTATCGACGTACAGAATATCTTCCATCGCATGGAGCAGCGCACGCTCGTGGCTGCCTACAAGTTCTATTGCGGTAAGGACCTCACAGAGGCGCATTCGGCCGAAGCCGATACGCTGGCTACTTATGAAGTGTTGCTTTCGCAGTTGGAGCGCTACGAAGAGTTGCAGAACGATGTCGATTTCCTGGCCGAGTTCTCTTCCAGGTCGCAGAATGTCGATTTTGCTGGCCGTATCGTCTATGACGACAAAGGCGTGGAAGTGTTCAGTTTCGGTAAGCACAAGGGACGCTCGGTAGCCGAGGTGTTCCGGACCGAGCCGAGCTACTATTCGTGGATGATGAACGGCGATTTTCCGCTCCATACCAAAAAAGTCATCACTGCGATTCGTCTGCGCGAACTGAGCAGCAAGGAGCATTGA
- the dnaN gene encoding DNA polymerase III subunit beta has translation MKFVVSSSALLGLLQTTNKVISSKNTLPILDYFLFDLKEGVLKITASDLETTLVGTLAVENVEREGLIAVPVKLMLDSLKEFSEQPLTIEANESTWEIVVSWKSGKLTLPGTSGLSYPNLPELNAETKQSLALDVDTLMVGINKTIFATADDELRPVMNGVYINLEPQSVTFVATDAHKLVKYASETAAEATASFILPKKPANLLRGLLPKEDGEITVEFDDKNVLFRLKNQVLICRLIEGNYPNYNAVIPANNPNKVFVDRLELLNAIRRVAVCSNQSTNLIKLDISKGTINLTAQDLDFSVSAQESLPCDYEGEDIVIGFKSTFLIEILSNIETTTVLVELADSTRAGVFKPVYDQQPSNDTLMLLMPMMINA, from the coding sequence ATGAAATTCGTAGTATCTTCATCGGCCTTGCTGGGCCTGCTCCAGACGACCAATAAGGTAATCAGCAGCAAGAATACGCTGCCCATTCTGGATTATTTTCTTTTCGACCTGAAAGAGGGCGTGCTGAAAATCACCGCTTCCGACCTCGAGACCACTTTGGTGGGAACGCTCGCGGTCGAAAACGTGGAGCGTGAAGGGCTGATCGCCGTACCGGTGAAGCTGATGCTCGATTCGCTCAAAGAGTTTTCCGAACAGCCGTTGACTATCGAGGCGAACGAATCCACCTGGGAGATCGTCGTAAGCTGGAAGAGTGGCAAGCTGACGCTCCCCGGCACTTCGGGGCTGAGTTATCCGAACCTGCCCGAGTTGAACGCCGAAACCAAACAGAGCCTTGCGTTGGATGTCGATACGCTGATGGTAGGGATCAACAAAACGATTTTCGCCACGGCCGATGACGAACTGCGTCCGGTGATGAACGGCGTTTATATCAATCTCGAACCGCAGTCGGTAACTTTCGTGGCGACCGATGCGCACAAACTGGTGAAATATGCGTCCGAAACGGCAGCCGAAGCGACCGCTTCGTTCATCCTGCCGAAGAAACCTGCCAACCTGCTGCGCGGACTGCTGCCCAAAGAGGATGGCGAGATCACGGTCGAATTCGATGATAAGAATGTGCTGTTCCGCCTGAAGAACCAGGTGCTGATCTGCCGCCTGATCGAGGGCAATTATCCCAATTACAACGCGGTGATCCCGGCCAATAACCCCAACAAAGTGTTCGTCGACCGCCTCGAACTGCTCAATGCGATCCGCCGTGTAGCGGTCTGCTCGAACCAGTCGACCAACCTGATTAAACTCGATATCTCGAAGGGGACGATCAACCTGACGGCCCAGGACCTTGATTTTTCGGTTTCGGCCCAGGAGTCGCTGCCCTGCGATTACGAGGGTGAGGATATCGTGATCGGGTTCAAATCGACCTTCCTGATCGAGATATTGTCGAACATCGAGACCACCACGGTGCTTGTCGAGTTGGCCGATTCGACCCGTGCGGGCGTTTTCAAACCGGTTTACGACCAGCAGCCGAGCAACGATACGCTGATGCTGCTGATGCCGATGATGATTAACGCATAG
- a CDS encoding lysophospholipid acyltransferase family protein, whose amino-acid sequence MKLNSWQKVQYRLLWWSCRAVGLLPERVLYFCLGGLIRLILYRLVRYRRQVVRTNLAHSFPEKSEAERREIERKFYHHLSEVFVDTILLASISRKRICERMVYSNVEEVEAAMSGRSWISAMSHFGSWELTINYVCHTDHNVLAVYRPLHNRVFDRFYHEARSRFGTQPVAMNDTLREVIRGHRPGERPVIVAMIADQTPPVEEIKHWFRFLNQDTPFFSGLEKISTRFGMPVYFMYIRKCAPHCYDAELQLIYDGKEHLEEYELTRRYIDKLEMMIRESPELWMWSHKRWKHSRESVARHRESVRKAAAEKKLTAGQKISTKGI is encoded by the coding sequence ATGAAACTTAACTCTTGGCAAAAAGTACAATACCGCCTGCTGTGGTGGAGTTGCCGTGCGGTAGGGCTGTTGCCCGAACGCGTGCTGTACTTTTGTCTCGGGGGATTGATCCGCTTGATCCTATACCGGCTTGTGCGTTACCGCCGGCAGGTCGTGCGTACCAACCTGGCCCATTCCTTCCCGGAGAAGAGCGAGGCTGAGCGCCGGGAAATCGAACGCAAGTTTTACCATCACCTTTCCGAAGTATTTGTCGATACGATTCTGTTGGCATCGATCAGCCGCAAGCGCATCTGTGAACGCATGGTCTACTCCAATGTGGAGGAAGTCGAGGCCGCCATGTCCGGACGCAGCTGGATCTCCGCCATGTCTCATTTCGGTTCCTGGGAGCTGACCATCAATTATGTCTGTCATACCGATCATAACGTATTGGCCGTTTATCGTCCGTTGCACAACCGGGTTTTCGACCGATTTTATCACGAGGCCCGTTCGCGTTTCGGGACGCAGCCCGTGGCGATGAACGATACTTTGCGCGAGGTGATCCGGGGGCATCGTCCGGGAGAACGTCCGGTCATTGTTGCGATGATCGCCGACCAGACGCCGCCGGTGGAGGAGATCAAGCATTGGTTCCGGTTTCTGAACCAGGATACACCGTTTTTCTCGGGTCTGGAAAAAATCTCCACGCGTTTCGGGATGCCGGTCTATTTCATGTATATCCGCAAGTGTGCACCGCATTGTTATGATGCTGAGCTGCAGCTGATCTATGACGGTAAGGAGCACCTTGAAGAGTATGAATTGACACGGCGCTATATCGACAAGCTCGAGATGATGATCCGGGAGTCTCCCGAATTGTGGATGTGGTCGCACAAGCGGTGGAAACATTCGCGCGAGAGCGTGGCTCGTCACCGCGAATCCGTAAGGAAAGCCGCTGCAGAGAAAAAACTTACTGCCGGACAAAAGATATCCACCAAGGGGATCTGA
- the glmM gene encoding phosphoglucosamine mutase: protein MTLIKSISGIRGTIGGAAGDNLTPLDLVKFTSAYAEWLKGEHPGRRLKVVIGRDARLSGEMAAAIVEGTLCGCGVDVINIGLATTPTVELAVTGKQADGGIILTASHNPKQWNALKLLNSHGEFLNDAEGKKVLALAQAGVSAYPEIDRIGRVIERSSYNDEHIRGALALKLADLDAVRKAKFKVVVDAVNSVGGVVIPKLLREMGVEVVELNCTPDGNFAHNPEPIPENLTEISARVPAEKADLGIIVDPDVDRLALVCEDGTMFGEEYTLVAVADYVLTHTKGATVSNLSSSRALKDVTEKHGCKYAAAAVGEVNVVTKMKEVAAVIGGEGNGGVIYPELHYGRDALVGVVLFLTLLAKSGLKASQLRATYPAYHISKNKIELTPDIDVDKVLAQMKAKYAGEQVTDIDGVKIDFPAEWVHLRKSNTEPIIRIYSESRDKAAADALAEKIIGEIRAIVAK from the coding sequence ATGACACTGATTAAATCCATTTCCGGTATTCGCGGAACCATCGGCGGAGCGGCCGGCGACAACCTCACCCCGCTGGATCTCGTAAAATTCACATCGGCTTATGCCGAATGGCTCAAAGGAGAGCATCCGGGACGCCGGCTGAAGGTCGTAATCGGCCGCGATGCGCGCCTCTCGGGCGAAATGGCCGCCGCGATCGTCGAAGGTACGCTCTGCGGCTGCGGGGTGGATGTCATCAATATCGGACTGGCCACCACCCCCACGGTCGAACTGGCCGTTACCGGCAAGCAGGCCGACGGCGGCATTATTCTTACCGCCAGCCACAACCCGAAACAATGGAATGCGCTCAAACTGCTCAATTCGCACGGCGAATTCCTCAACGATGCGGAAGGGAAAAAAGTATTGGCACTGGCCCAAGCAGGCGTATCGGCCTATCCGGAAATCGACCGGATCGGTCGCGTCATCGAACGCAGCAGCTACAACGACGAACACATCCGCGGTGCGCTGGCACTCAAGCTGGCTGACCTCGATGCGGTACGCAAAGCCAAATTCAAGGTGGTAGTCGATGCGGTAAACTCCGTTGGCGGCGTAGTGATTCCGAAACTGCTGCGCGAGATGGGCGTCGAAGTAGTCGAGCTGAACTGCACGCCCGACGGTAATTTCGCCCACAATCCCGAACCGATCCCGGAAAACCTGACCGAAATTTCGGCACGCGTTCCGGCCGAAAAAGCCGATCTGGGCATCATCGTCGATCCCGACGTCGACCGGCTGGCGCTTGTGTGCGAAGACGGGACGATGTTCGGAGAAGAATACACGCTGGTGGCGGTGGCCGACTATGTCCTGACACACACCAAAGGAGCGACGGTTTCGAACCTCAGCTCGTCACGCGCCCTGAAGGACGTAACCGAGAAGCACGGTTGCAAATATGCGGCGGCGGCAGTCGGCGAAGTAAACGTAGTAACCAAAATGAAAGAGGTCGCCGCCGTGATCGGCGGCGAGGGCAACGGTGGGGTGATCTATCCCGAACTGCATTACGGACGCGACGCACTGGTAGGTGTGGTACTCTTCCTGACGCTGCTGGCCAAAAGCGGCCTGAAGGCTTCCCAACTGCGGGCCACCTATCCCGCATACCACATTTCAAAGAACAAGATCGAACTGACGCCCGATATCGACGTAGACAAGGTTCTGGCACAGATGAAGGCGAAATATGCCGGAGAACAGGTAACCGACATCGACGGCGTGAAAATCGATTTCCCCGCCGAATGGGTGCACCTGCGCAAATCGAATACCGAACCGATTATCCGCATTTACAGCGAAAGCCGCGACAAGGCGGCAGCCGATGCACTCGCCGAAAAGATCATCGGCGAAATCCGTGCAATCGTGGCCAAGTAA
- a CDS encoding inositol monophosphatase family protein encodes MDYKALCMSVCEIAREAGEYITRQRETFTFADVEFKGTQNMVSYVDKQTEMMIVSRLRELTPEAGYITEEGTIEASEDASLRWIVDPLDGTTNFIHGLAPYCVSIGLLEDDELVVGVVYEVNLREMFYAWKGSAAYLNGREITVSKTDRMENALIGIGFPYSALGNEDGFIDKMVYYQLHTNGVRRLGSAAADIVYTACGRFDAFTHLKLSPWDVAGGALIAMQAGARVTDYSGGDNFLFGREIIVSNPYIYEEFKQRV; translated from the coding sequence ATGGATTATAAAGCGCTTTGCATGTCGGTATGCGAGATTGCCCGCGAGGCCGGAGAGTACATTACCCGGCAGCGGGAGACGTTCACATTTGCCGATGTCGAGTTCAAAGGGACGCAGAATATGGTCTCTTATGTGGATAAACAGACCGAGATGATGATCGTTTCGCGCCTCAGGGAGTTGACCCCCGAAGCGGGTTATATTACCGAGGAGGGCACGATCGAAGCATCGGAAGATGCATCCCTGCGGTGGATTGTCGATCCGCTGGACGGTACGACCAATTTTATTCACGGTCTGGCGCCCTATTGCGTCAGCATCGGTTTGTTGGAGGACGATGAACTGGTCGTCGGAGTGGTTTATGAAGTCAATTTGCGCGAGATGTTTTATGCGTGGAAGGGATCAGCGGCCTATCTGAACGGCCGCGAGATAACCGTGTCGAAAACCGACAGGATGGAAAATGCGCTGATCGGGATCGGATTTCCCTATTCGGCATTGGGGAATGAGGACGGTTTTATCGATAAAATGGTCTATTACCAGTTGCATACCAATGGCGTACGCCGGCTCGGATCGGCGGCGGCCGATATCGTTTATACGGCCTGCGGGCGCTTCGATGCGTTCACCCATCTGAAGCTCTCGCCGTGGGACGTGGCAGGGGGTGCCTTGATTGCCATGCAGGCCGGCGCACGGGTGACCGACTACTCCGGCGGAGATAATTTTCTGTTCGGACGCGAGATTATCGTCTCGAATCCGTATATTTACGAGGAATTTAAGCAACGGGTTTGA
- a CDS encoding nucleoside phosphorylase: MRQIAPSELIINSDGSIFHLHLRPGQLATTIILVGDPGRVRQVSSHFERIEAEAANREFTTVTGTYKGKRMSVVSTGIGTDNIDIVVNEIDALFNIDFGTRTVKEEKTSLTLVRLGTCGSITPDLRIGDLILSRISVGFDGLLNYYHGRNEICELEIEQAFMEHTGWGRLLTAPYFIRCSEMLAKLFADTTVEGMTISAPGFYAPQGRYLRLRPADPELNGKIERFEYQGHRFTNFEMEGSALAGLSRLLGHEATTICTVIAQRVALGMEPDYRPFVDKMIAMSLEKLSQI; encoded by the coding sequence ATGAGACAAATAGCCCCCTCCGAGCTGATAATCAACAGCGACGGCTCGATCTTTCATCTGCACCTGCGTCCGGGCCAGTTGGCGACGACCATCATCCTGGTGGGCGACCCGGGCCGTGTGCGCCAGGTTTCGTCCCATTTCGAGCGGATTGAGGCCGAAGCGGCCAACCGGGAGTTCACAACCGTCACCGGGACCTATAAAGGCAAACGGATGAGCGTCGTTTCGACCGGGATCGGTACCGATAATATCGACATCGTCGTCAATGAAATCGACGCGTTGTTCAATATCGACTTCGGGACGCGTACCGTGAAGGAGGAGAAGACTTCTCTGACGTTGGTGCGTCTGGGCACCTGCGGTTCGATCACGCCCGATCTTCGGATCGGGGATTTGATTCTTTCCCGTATTTCGGTCGGTTTCGACGGACTCTTGAATTATTACCACGGCCGCAATGAAATCTGCGAACTGGAAATCGAACAGGCTTTCATGGAACACACGGGATGGGGACGCCTGCTGACAGCGCCCTATTTCATCCGTTGTTCTGAAATGCTGGCAAAACTTTTTGCCGACACGACCGTCGAAGGCATGACGATCTCCGCCCCGGGATTTTATGCTCCCCAGGGGCGCTACCTGCGCCTCCGGCCGGCCGATCCGGAACTGAACGGGAAGATCGAAAGGTTCGAGTACCAGGGGCACCGTTTTACCAATTTCGAAATGGAAGGCTCGGCCTTGGCGGGATTGTCGCGGTTGCTGGGGCACGAGGCGACGACCATCTGTACGGTGATAGCCCAGCGCGTCGCGCTCGGCATGGAGCCCGATTACCGTCCGTTTGTTGATAAGATGATTGCAATGTCTTTGGAAAAGCTTTCGCAAATTTGA